The Providencia rettgeri genome includes a window with the following:
- the iolC_1 gene encoding 5-dehydro-2-deoxygluconokinase, producing MKVWALGDAVIDLIPLQNMQYEACAGGAPVNVAAGVARLGQNSGFIGRVGEEAFGHFMQKTLFDIGVDTSAMEFDEKYKTSTVLVSLHENGEREFSFLVSPSADQFLTTNNLPQFGHDILHFCSLALVHHQCRASLSTAIEQLKLAGGLLSFDINIRPQMWSDPDEMHQVVDNFAKRADILKLSDDELLWLTQESRFENAIAKLQSYPAQLKIVTQGAKGCQVFTSSIQMAVSAYLVESIDTTGAGDAFMAGLLAAISQYGLVNEKEGLMKVISQATACGALATTKKGAIAAAPTQEELCAFMQQQPPLHQRDVF from the coding sequence ATGAAAGTTTGGGCATTAGGGGATGCAGTTATTGATTTAATTCCTCTTCAAAACATGCAATATGAAGCTTGTGCTGGTGGTGCGCCTGTAAATGTCGCCGCTGGGGTTGCACGCTTAGGGCAAAATAGTGGTTTTATTGGACGAGTCGGTGAAGAAGCTTTCGGGCATTTCATGCAAAAAACCTTATTTGATATAGGGGTTGATACTAGTGCGATGGAGTTTGATGAAAAGTACAAAACAAGTACTGTTCTCGTCTCACTGCATGAAAACGGAGAACGTGAATTTTCTTTTTTAGTTTCTCCTTCGGCTGACCAATTTTTAACGACAAATAACTTACCGCAATTTGGTCATGATATTTTGCATTTTTGCTCATTAGCTCTAGTGCATCACCAATGTAGAGCGTCTCTATCAACAGCTATCGAACAACTAAAACTCGCTGGTGGGTTACTGAGTTTTGATATTAATATTCGTCCACAAATGTGGTCTGATCCCGATGAAATGCACCAAGTTGTTGATAATTTTGCAAAACGAGCGGATATTTTAAAACTTTCTGATGATGAGCTGCTGTGGTTAACGCAAGAAAGTCGTTTTGAAAATGCAATCGCCAAATTGCAAAGCTATCCTGCCCAATTAAAAATTGTTACTCAAGGGGCTAAAGGTTGTCAGGTGTTCACTTCTTCGATTCAAATGGCCGTAAGTGCTTATTTAGTGGAAAGTATTGATACCACAGGGGCTGGCGATGCATTTATGGCGGGGTTATTGGCGGCCATTTCACAATATGGTCTAGTCAACGAAAAAGAGGGGCTGATGAAGGTCATTTCGCAAGCTACTGCTTGTGGTGCATTGGCGACAACCAAAAAAGGTGCTATTGCCGCAGCGCCGACACAAGAGGAATTATGTGCATTTATGCAGCAGCAACCACCATTACATCAGCGTGATGTTTTTTGA
- the sacA gene encoding Sucrose-6-phosphate hydrolase produces the protein MKKQLELANETIKTARKNINLQFYPQYHLAPYVGWMNDPNGLIYHQGQYHAFYQHHPFSAIWGPMHWGHATSTDMVHWQHQPIALAPSEDYDRDGCFSGSAISYDNKLYLFYTGHIWLANPGDDSQIIQSQCVAISEDGIHFEKKGVVLPSPDGYMHFRDPKVWQQDGKWWMVVGARDSQDQGQILLFNSTDLLNWDQNYQILAKTDDNNVYMWECPDFFPLGEKFIALFSPQGKKAKNYQYRNLFQNGYLVGNWSPNLPYQISHSFTELDFGQDFYAPQTFLAKDGRRIAIAWMDMWESHMPTQKHGWSGCFTLPRELTLNEQGKIISKPIEELKSLRQSASHFSATMLAKNSTMVLNENATSCEIELIWDLQQSPAEKFGFWIGYGVQFYVDNQSQQLTLMRHYPEYTISDNRCAPIPQGHQLKINAFIDHSSLEVFINDGELNFSCRIYPHQSERDLRLFAINHQAKLEKAIYWELKKAIE, from the coding sequence ATGAAAAAACAACTTGAATTAGCCAACGAAACCATCAAAACAGCAAGAAAAAACATAAACTTGCAGTTCTACCCACAATACCACCTTGCCCCTTATGTAGGCTGGATGAATGACCCTAATGGTTTGATCTATCACCAAGGACAATACCACGCTTTTTATCAACATCATCCATTTAGTGCGATTTGGGGTCCCATGCATTGGGGCCATGCAACAAGCACTGATATGGTCCATTGGCAACACCAACCCATTGCGTTAGCACCAAGTGAAGATTATGACCGAGATGGTTGTTTCTCAGGCTCCGCAATTAGTTACGATAACAAATTGTATTTGTTTTACACAGGCCATATCTGGTTAGCAAATCCAGGTGATGACAGCCAAATCATCCAATCACAGTGTGTTGCAATCAGTGAAGATGGTATTCATTTCGAAAAGAAAGGTGTTGTACTCCCTTCCCCTGATGGCTATATGCACTTTAGAGATCCTAAAGTTTGGCAACAAGATGGTAAATGGTGGATGGTGGTTGGTGCAAGAGACTCTCAAGATCAAGGGCAAATCCTCTTATTTAACTCTACTGACTTATTAAATTGGGATCAAAACTATCAAATCCTAGCAAAAACTGACGACAATAATGTTTATATGTGGGAGTGTCCTGATTTCTTTCCATTAGGCGAAAAATTTATTGCCCTTTTTTCTCCTCAAGGAAAAAAAGCAAAAAATTATCAATATCGAAATTTATTTCAAAATGGCTATTTGGTTGGTAATTGGTCACCTAATTTACCTTATCAAATTTCACATTCATTTACTGAGCTTGATTTTGGCCAAGACTTTTACGCACCTCAAACCTTTTTAGCTAAAGATGGCCGTCGTATTGCTATCGCTTGGATGGATATGTGGGAAAGTCATATGCCCACGCAAAAACATGGGTGGTCAGGGTGTTTTACTTTACCTAGAGAGCTAACACTGAATGAGCAAGGTAAAATTATCTCTAAACCTATAGAGGAATTGAAATCATTACGCCAGTCTGCAAGTCATTTTTCCGCAACAATGTTAGCCAAAAACAGCACCATGGTGTTGAATGAAAATGCGACAAGTTGTGAAATAGAACTTATTTGGGATTTACAGCAAAGCCCAGCTGAAAAATTTGGCTTTTGGATAGGATACGGCGTGCAGTTCTATGTTGATAACCAAAGTCAGCAATTAACCTTAATGCGTCATTACCCTGAATATACCATTAGTGATAATCGCTGTGCCCCAATACCGCAAGGTCATCAACTTAAAATAAATGCTTTTATCGACCACTCTAGCTTGGAAGTATTTATTAATGATGGTGAACTCAATTTTAGTTGCCGTATCTACCCACACCAAAGTGAACGAGATTTAAGATTATTTGCAATAAATCACCAGGCTAAGCTAGAAAAAGCGATTTATTGGGAACTCAAGAAAGCGATTGAATAA
- the rarD_1 gene encoding putative chloramphenical resistance permease RarD produces MLLRSGVALAIFSYILWGITPLFYRLLPGAEPLELLAERLIWSVPILFFVRLIIKNKSLWLEVWSDKRSIILCLFSSSVMAISWTTFTYALTHGQVLAASLGYFINPLFSILLGVLFLRERLVFAEKMAVIFICAGVGYQIWQYGELPILALVMGSAFAVYGLIRKFIRFDVITSLFLEALWLLPIAIAISWWLASNGLSAVAQGDWQIKILYMLAAPVTIIPLLFFTAAIKRTSLTVIGLAQYIEPTIQFLLAVFLFNELFDWVKGISFSLIWIGLIFCVLAIIRKQYIKFSHKEPFITGRDKTPLD; encoded by the coding sequence ATGTTGCTTCGCTCGGGAGTAGCTCTTGCTATTTTTTCCTATATCTTATGGGGAATCACACCATTATTTTATCGTTTACTTCCCGGAGCGGAACCTTTAGAGCTACTTGCAGAACGTCTTATTTGGTCTGTGCCTATACTTTTTTTTGTTCGCTTAATTATTAAAAATAAATCTTTATGGCTCGAGGTATGGTCTGATAAACGGTCGATAATTTTGTGTTTATTTAGTTCGTCTGTTATGGCGATATCTTGGACAACATTTACCTACGCATTAACTCATGGACAGGTGTTAGCCGCGAGTCTTGGGTATTTTATTAACCCATTATTCTCTATTCTACTTGGTGTTTTGTTCCTTCGCGAACGGCTTGTTTTTGCAGAAAAAATGGCTGTTATTTTTATTTGTGCGGGGGTTGGTTACCAAATTTGGCAGTATGGTGAATTACCTATTTTAGCGTTAGTTATGGGGAGTGCTTTTGCGGTATATGGATTAATCCGTAAATTTATTCGATTTGATGTGATTACGTCTTTATTTCTAGAAGCGCTTTGGTTGCTGCCCATTGCAATAGCGATCTCTTGGTGGTTAGCTTCTAATGGTTTAAGCGCTGTGGCGCAAGGGGATTGGCAAATTAAAATTCTTTATATGTTAGCGGCTCCAGTCACGATCATTCCTTTGCTCTTTTTTACTGCGGCAATTAAACGAACGTCATTAACGGTGATAGGTTTAGCACAATATATAGAACCAACAATTCAATTCTTATTAGCCGTATTTTTATTTAATGAGCTATTTGATTGGGTCAAAGGAATTAGTTTTTCACTTATTTGGATTGGTTTAATATTTTGTGTGTTAGCTATCATACGCAAACAGTATATTAAATTTTCTCATAAAGAACCCTTTATTACAGGGCGTGACAAAACACCATTAGATTAA
- the yjiY gene encoding Inner membrane protein YjiY: MNKNGILKHIPWMILGIIGAVCLGVVALRRGEHISALWIVVASVAVYLIAYRYYSLYIAKKVMKLDETRATPAVINNDGLNYVPTNKNVLFGHHFAAIAGAGPLVGPVLAAQVGYLPGTLWLLAGVVLAGAVQDFMVLFISSRRNGASLGEIVKEELGPIPGTLALFGCFLIMIIILAVLALIVVKALAESPWGVFTVVSTVPIALFMGIYMRYIRPGRVGEVSVIGIVLLVASIWFGGVIAHDPYWGPALTFKDTTITYALVGYAFVSALLPVWLILAPRDYLATFLKIGVIVGLAIGIVILNPELKMPAVTQFVDGSGPVWKGTLFPFLFITIACGAVSGFHALISSGTTPKLLANEKDARYIGYGAMLMESFVAIMALVAASIIEPGLYFAMNTPPAALGITMPNLHELGGPDGAAIMAQLKDVSVHAAATVSSWGFVISPEQIMQTAKDIGEPSVLNRAGGAPTLAVGIAFVFHEIMPAANMGFWYHFGILFEALFILTALDAGTRSGRFMLQDLLGNFVPFLKKTDSLVAGIIGTAGCVGLWGYLLYQGVVDPLGGVKSLWPLFGISNQMLAAVALVLSTVVLIKMKRSKYIMVTVLPAVWLLICTTWALGLKLFSDNPQLEGFLYLAKSYKDKIAAGGAELTAQEITNMNHIIINNYTNAGLSILFLVVVYGIIFYGIRVGMKAHKNPERTDKETPYVPVPKEGVKVSSSH; the protein is encoded by the coding sequence ATGAACAAAAATGGTATTTTAAAGCACATTCCGTGGATGATCCTTGGGATAATCGGTGCGGTCTGTCTGGGGGTAGTTGCACTCAGGCGTGGTGAGCACATCAGTGCTCTTTGGATTGTCGTCGCTTCTGTGGCGGTGTATCTCATAGCATATCGTTATTACAGCTTATATATCGCTAAAAAAGTGATGAAGCTGGACGAAACACGTGCGACTCCAGCCGTCATTAATAATGACGGGTTAAACTATGTTCCGACAAATAAAAACGTTCTATTTGGTCACCACTTTGCCGCGATTGCAGGGGCGGGGCCATTAGTCGGACCTGTTCTTGCTGCTCAAGTCGGCTATTTACCCGGCACCTTATGGTTACTTGCAGGGGTTGTGTTAGCCGGTGCAGTGCAAGATTTCATGGTGTTATTTATTTCATCACGTCGTAATGGTGCATCATTAGGGGAAATCGTTAAAGAAGAGCTAGGCCCAATTCCGGGAACGCTGGCACTCTTTGGGTGCTTCCTAATCATGATCATTATCCTTGCTGTATTAGCATTGATTGTGGTGAAAGCCTTGGCAGAAAGCCCATGGGGTGTCTTTACTGTTGTGTCAACGGTACCAATCGCCTTATTTATGGGGATATATATGCGATATATCCGACCAGGGCGTGTTGGTGAGGTTTCTGTCATTGGTATCGTCTTGTTAGTTGCCTCTATCTGGTTTGGTGGTGTGATTGCTCACGACCCATACTGGGGCCCAGCACTGACATTCAAAGACACGACGATTACTTACGCGTTAGTAGGTTATGCGTTTGTCTCTGCATTATTACCTGTATGGCTAATTTTAGCGCCTCGTGACTATTTAGCGACATTCTTGAAAATTGGGGTTATCGTTGGTTTAGCGATTGGTATCGTTATTCTAAACCCTGAATTAAAAATGCCAGCAGTGACGCAATTTGTTGATGGTTCAGGTCCTGTTTGGAAAGGTACTCTATTCCCATTCTTGTTTATTACCATCGCTTGTGGTGCGGTATCCGGTTTCCATGCGCTCATTTCTTCAGGGACAACTCCGAAGTTATTAGCAAATGAAAAAGATGCGCGTTACATCGGTTATGGTGCGATGTTAATGGAGTCATTTGTTGCGATTATGGCTTTGGTCGCGGCTTCTATTATCGAACCTGGCCTGTATTTTGCAATGAATACGCCGCCAGCCGCATTAGGTATTACCATGCCTAACTTGCATGAGCTGGGGGGGCCAGATGGCGCGGCTATCATGGCTCAACTGAAAGATGTATCTGTTCATGCAGCAGCTACAGTGAGTTCATGGGGCTTTGTGATTTCACCTGAACAAATCATGCAAACTGCGAAAGATATTGGTGAGCCGTCGGTATTAAACCGAGCAGGTGGTGCGCCAACATTAGCGGTGGGTATTGCGTTTGTTTTCCACGAAATCATGCCTGCGGCAAATATGGGCTTCTGGTATCACTTTGGTATTCTGTTTGAAGCTCTGTTTATCTTAACCGCATTGGATGCAGGGACTCGTTCAGGCCGCTTTATGCTGCAAGATTTATTGGGTAACTTTGTTCCATTCTTGAAGAAAACAGATTCACTGGTTGCTGGTATCATAGGTACAGCTGGTTGTGTTGGGCTGTGGGGTTACTTATTGTACCAAGGTGTTGTTGACCCACTGGGCGGTGTTAAGAGCTTATGGCCTCTGTTTGGTATCTCGAACCAAATGTTAGCAGCGGTTGCTTTAGTCTTAAGTACAGTAGTGCTGATTAAGATGAAACGCAGTAAATACATTATGGTGACTGTATTACCTGCAGTATGGCTATTAATCTGTACAACTTGGGCATTGGGACTGAAATTATTCAGTGATAACCCACAACTGGAAGGATTCCTATACTTAGCGAAATCTTATAAAGATAAGATTGCGGCAGGTGGTGCAGAGTTAACTGCACAAGAAATTACTAATATGAATCATATTATTATTAATAACTACACCAACGCAGGGCTGAGTATTCTATTCTTGGTGGTTGTCTACGGTATCATTTTCTATGGTATTCGCGTTGGGATGAAAGCGCACAAAAACCCAGAGCGTACAGACAAAGAAACACCTTATGTTCCTGTACCTAAAGAGGGCGTGAAAGTTTCATCTTCACATTAA
- a CDS encoding Uncharacterized small protein: MFGNLGKTGKYLGQAARMLIGIPDYDTYVQHMSDNHPDKPVMTYKEFFRERQDARYGGSGKGGFRCC, from the coding sequence ATGTTTGGAAATCTCGGCAAAACAGGAAAATACCTCGGGCAAGCAGCACGCATGCTAATTGGTATTCCTGATTATGATACCTATGTGCAGCATATGAGTGATAATCACCCAGATAAACCTGTGATGACCTACAAAGAATTTTTTCGCGAAAGACAAGATGCACGGTATGGTGGTAGCGGTAAAGGCGGATTTCGCTGCTGTTAA
- a CDS encoding Serine dehydratase alpha chain gives MHAQSQPLLWQYFIKAVKQEVKPALGCTEPISLAYAAAKAASFLDGQVIRVCAFVSPNLMKNGMGVTVPGTGMVGLPIAAALGAVGGDADAGLEVLKSASADAIALSKTMLAQGAITVDIKHPCDDVIYSEATAYTQTESATVIIAGSHTNIVKIVHNNHTVFDATTAQPHHESPVDCAADVPLPPVTAKSVYQFATEAPLEDIRFILEAAHLNEALSQEGLRNVYGLHIGKTLQTQRDRGLLSKDLMSEIMIRTSAASDARMGGAVLPAMSNSGSGNQGIAATMPVVVTADYLQSSEEQLARALMLSHLMAIYIHNQLPALSALCAATTAAMGAAAGIAWLLESRYEVVAMAISSMIGDVSGMICDGASNSCAMKVSTSASAAYKAVLMALDNSCVRGSDGIVSDDVDQSIANLCSLAAGSMKHTDVQIIEIMAAKARP, from the coding sequence ATGCATGCTCAATCACAACCACTACTTTGGCAATATTTTATCAAAGCAGTAAAACAAGAAGTAAAACCTGCCTTAGGTTGTACTGAGCCAATTTCATTGGCATATGCTGCTGCTAAAGCTGCTTCATTTCTTGATGGGCAAGTGATCCGTGTCTGTGCTTTTGTCTCTCCTAACCTCATGAAAAATGGCATGGGTGTAACCGTCCCCGGGACAGGTATGGTAGGTCTACCTATCGCAGCTGCGCTTGGTGCTGTTGGGGGCGATGCCGATGCAGGTTTAGAAGTTTTAAAATCAGCGTCCGCGGATGCCATTGCTTTGAGTAAAACCATGTTAGCGCAAGGAGCTATTACTGTAGATATCAAACACCCTTGTGATGATGTTATCTACTCTGAAGCCACGGCATACACACAAACTGAATCCGCAACCGTCATCATTGCAGGGTCGCATACCAATATTGTTAAAATCGTTCATAACAATCATACCGTATTTGATGCCACAACAGCTCAACCTCACCATGAATCGCCCGTTGACTGTGCGGCTGATGTCCCTCTGCCCCCCGTCACCGCTAAGTCTGTTTATCAATTTGCTACCGAAGCACCTTTAGAGGATATTCGTTTTATTCTTGAAGCCGCACATTTAAACGAAGCTTTATCTCAAGAAGGCTTACGCAACGTTTATGGCTTACATATCGGTAAAACATTACAAACCCAGCGAGACCGTGGCCTGCTTTCAAAAGACTTAATGTCAGAAATTATGATCCGCACCTCTGCCGCCTCAGATGCGCGCATGGGCGGTGCCGTATTACCCGCAATGAGCAACTCCGGCTCAGGCAACCAAGGTATTGCAGCCACCATGCCTGTTGTTGTGACTGCTGATTACCTACAATCTTCAGAAGAACAACTGGCTCGTGCATTGATGCTCTCCCATCTGATGGCAATCTACATTCATAACCAGCTTCCTGCATTATCGGCATTGTGCGCTGCGACAACAGCGGCGATGGGAGCTGCCGCGGGCATTGCTTGGTTACTAGAATCCCGCTATGAAGTCGTTGCAATGGCAATTTCCAGTATGATTGGTGATGTTAGTGGTATGATTTGTGATGGCGCATCAAACAGTTGTGCAATGAAGGTGTCAACCAGTGCGAGTGCCGCTTATAAAGCCGTGCTAATGGCATTAGATAATAGCTGTGTTAGAGGGTCGGATGGTATTGTGTCTGATGATGTCGACCAATCTATTGCCAATTTATGTTCTTTAGCCGCGGGTTCAATGAAACATACTGACGTGCAGATTATTGAAATTATGGCCGCTAAAGCACGCCCTTAA
- the yjiA gene encoding Uncharacterized GTP-binding protein YjiA — MKPISVTILTGFLGAGKTTLLSHILHAEHGHKIAVIENEFGEVPIDNAIIGDRATQITTLSNGCICCSRSNELENALLDLLDGLDNGKLDFERLVIECTGMADPGPITQTFFSHEVLCERYVLDGIITLVDAVHADKQLNDFAIAQAQIGYADRILLTKTDIEPNNEALIERLQRINARAPIYPVIQGDIDLSLLLDIEGFLLDSQLNVKQPTFRFAPKQQNEVGSIVLEFNYPVELMAVSQVMEDLLLGFADNLLRYKGILSIMGEPKRLLFQGVQRLYSADWDRDWEVDEQRRSVLVFIGIDLPEDIIREKFAALEVNSK, encoded by the coding sequence ATGAAACCTATTAGCGTAACAATTTTAACCGGTTTTCTCGGGGCTGGTAAGACGACTCTCCTTAGCCATATTCTTCATGCTGAGCACGGTCATAAAATTGCAGTGATTGAAAATGAGTTTGGTGAAGTCCCCATTGATAACGCAATAATTGGTGATCGTGCGACACAAATTACCACATTAAGTAATGGCTGTATTTGTTGTAGTCGTTCGAATGAATTAGAAAATGCCTTATTAGACCTATTAGATGGCCTTGATAATGGAAAATTAGACTTTGAGCGTCTCGTCATTGAGTGCACTGGAATGGCAGACCCAGGCCCGATCACTCAAACTTTTTTTTCCCATGAAGTCCTATGCGAACGTTATGTGTTAGATGGCATTATTACACTAGTGGATGCTGTTCACGCTGATAAACAATTGAATGATTTTGCCATTGCTCAAGCGCAAATTGGCTATGCAGATCGCATTTTATTGACCAAAACAGATATTGAGCCGAATAACGAAGCTTTAATTGAACGTTTACAACGTATTAATGCGAGAGCACCGATTTACCCAGTTATTCAAGGTGATATCGACCTGAGTTTATTATTGGATATCGAAGGGTTTTTATTGGATTCACAGTTGAATGTCAAACAACCGACATTCCGTTTCGCGCCTAAACAACAAAATGAAGTCGGCTCGATTGTCCTTGAATTTAATTATCCTGTTGAACTGATGGCCGTTTCTCAAGTAATGGAAGACCTATTACTCGGTTTTGCAGATAACTTACTGCGTTATAAAGGAATTCTTTCCATTATGGGTGAACCAAAACGCTTATTATTCCAAGGTGTTCAACGCCTCTATAGTGCGGATTGGGATAGAGACTGGGAAGTTGATGAACAACGCCGCAGTGTATTAGTGTTTATTGGTATTGACCTACCAGAAGATATAATTCGTGAAAAATTCGCAGCCCTAGAAGTTAATTCAAAATAG
- the rbsR_2 gene encoding Ribose operon repressor — MASLKDVARLANVSLMTVSRAINSPELLKPETLKQVQQAIESLNYVPDFSARKIRGKSSRVSTVGVLALDTATTPFSVEIILSIEQTARQFGWSSFVVNITSSEDSERAVRQLLSQRPDGIIYTTMGLREVTIPEGLHNNRLVLANCIDKKGQFPAYVPDDFNGQLNAVNRLIEKGYRNPLCLYIPQETLAGKTRREAVESAWATANLPLESLQQYHLELGDEHYLDVIALINSHFKNKKPDFDVIICGNDRIAFLAYQVLLSRGLRIPQDIAVLGYDNMIGVGELFYPPLSTVVLPHYQLGQQAALHIIEERQQNSVEYVACDLLERNSF, encoded by the coding sequence ATGGCTTCTTTAAAGGACGTAGCTCGACTTGCAAATGTTTCATTGATGACAGTATCACGGGCAATTAATAGTCCTGAATTACTCAAGCCTGAAACCTTGAAACAGGTCCAACAAGCTATTGAGTCACTCAATTATGTTCCTGATTTTTCTGCTCGTAAGATTAGGGGAAAAAGTTCTAGGGTTTCCACAGTTGGCGTTTTGGCCCTTGATACAGCAACAACTCCGTTTTCTGTGGAAATCATTCTTTCAATAGAGCAAACCGCGAGGCAATTCGGCTGGAGTAGCTTTGTTGTTAATATTACCTCCAGTGAAGATAGTGAAAGAGCTGTCCGACAATTATTATCCCAGCGGCCAGATGGTATTATTTATACTACGATGGGCCTTCGAGAAGTGACTATTCCTGAAGGATTACATAATAATCGTTTGGTTCTTGCCAATTGTATAGATAAAAAAGGACAGTTTCCAGCCTATGTACCAGATGATTTTAATGGTCAATTGAATGCAGTTAATCGCTTAATAGAGAAAGGGTATCGGAATCCTCTTTGTCTTTATATCCCGCAAGAAACACTTGCTGGAAAAACGCGCCGTGAAGCGGTGGAATCTGCGTGGGCAACGGCTAATTTACCGCTAGAATCGCTTCAGCAATACCATTTAGAGTTAGGTGATGAACACTATTTAGATGTTATAGCTTTAATTAATAGTCACTTTAAGAATAAAAAGCCGGATTTTGATGTCATTATTTGTGGAAATGACCGTATTGCATTTTTAGCTTACCAAGTACTACTTAGCCGTGGTTTACGTATCCCACAAGATATCGCAGTACTTGGCTACGATAATATGATAGGTGTTGGAGAACTATTTTATCCACCATTAAGTACGGTTGTGTTACCGCACTATCAGTTAGGTCAACAAGCCGCTTTGCACATCATCGAAGAACGGCAGCAAAATAGTGTTGAATATGTTGCTTGCGACTTGTTAGAACGTAATTCTTTTTAG
- the purT gene encoding Phosphoribosylglycinamide formyltransferase 2, translated as MNQLGTALCKSATKVMLLGAGELGKEVAIECQRLGIEVIAVDRYDNAPAMHIAHRSYTINMLDGEALKQIVSIEKPDIIVPEIEAIATQVLMELEQQGQKVVPSAKAIVLTMDREGIRRLAAEELKLPTSEYQFVDSKLDFIAAAEKIGFPCIVKPVMSSSGKGQSVIRFRDELNQAWDYSQEGGRAGQGRVIVEKMVNFDFEITLLTVSAVDGIHFCAPVGHRQEKGDYRESWQPQYMSEVALKKAQDVAEKIVTSLGGYGIFGVELFVCGDDIIFNEVSPRPHDTGMVTLISQNLSEFALHVRAFLGFPIGVIRQYGPSASAVILPSLQSQNVIFSNIGAALGSDTQLRLFGKPEIAGTRRLGVALAIADSIESALELAQKTANTVCVSG; from the coding sequence ATGAATCAATTAGGTACTGCGCTGTGTAAATCTGCAACAAAAGTCATGTTGTTAGGTGCTGGGGAGCTAGGCAAAGAAGTTGCGATTGAGTGTCAGCGGTTGGGTATCGAAGTTATTGCGGTTGATCGCTATGATAATGCGCCAGCGATGCATATTGCACACCGTAGCTATACAATAAACATGCTTGATGGCGAAGCGCTGAAGCAAATAGTTTCAATTGAAAAACCCGATATTATTGTGCCTGAAATTGAAGCGATTGCGACACAGGTATTAATGGAACTGGAACAACAAGGACAAAAAGTGGTTCCGTCTGCGAAAGCAATTGTTCTTACTATGGATAGAGAAGGGATCCGCCGTTTAGCCGCAGAAGAGTTGAAATTGCCAACATCAGAGTATCAATTTGTAGACAGTAAACTCGATTTTATCGCAGCAGCAGAAAAAATCGGCTTTCCTTGTATTGTTAAGCCAGTGATGAGTTCGTCAGGGAAGGGGCAAAGTGTGATCCGCTTTCGAGACGAATTAAATCAAGCTTGGGATTACTCACAGGAAGGTGGTCGAGCAGGTCAAGGCCGTGTAATTGTTGAAAAAATGGTTAATTTTGATTTTGAAATTACATTATTAACGGTCAGTGCAGTGGATGGGATTCACTTTTGTGCGCCAGTAGGGCATCGACAAGAAAAAGGGGATTATCGTGAGTCTTGGCAGCCACAGTACATGAGTGAGGTGGCGTTGAAAAAAGCGCAGGATGTTGCTGAGAAAATTGTTACCTCTCTGGGGGGCTACGGAATATTTGGTGTTGAATTATTTGTGTGCGGTGACGATATTATTTTTAATGAAGTTTCGCCTCGTCCCCATGATACAGGCATGGTGACGCTGATTTCACAAAATTTATCTGAGTTTGCTTTACATGTTCGTGCATTTCTTGGCTTCCCAATCGGTGTGATCCGCCAATATGGACCAAGTGCGTCCGCGGTTATTTTACCTAGTTTACAAAGCCAAAATGTGATTTTTTCAAATATTGGTGCAGCATTGGGATCGGATACTCAATTACGGTTATTTGGTAAACCTGAAATTGCAGGAACTCGCCGGTTAGGTGTTGCTTTGGCAATTGCAGATTCGATTGAAAGTGCATTAGAGCTGGCGCAAAAAACCGCTAATACAGTGTGTGTTTCTGGTTGA